In bacterium, one genomic interval encodes:
- a CDS encoding P-loop NTPase gives MAELFVKLANQQARPYTLPELRKMASNGMFGQDDLVFNEDSQEWVKAATVSKLDPLFQASPAAPERQIVYAVGGGKGGVGKTVLTASLGIGLASLGHQVVIVDADLGGANLHTCMGILEPEYTFYHFYTLQKETLADIMLDTPVENLKLISGACGTLGMANPRFTQKLRFINELRRIQADYVLLDLGAGSSFNVIDFFVAADQGIVVTTPEPMAIQETFNFLKIALMRKIMRQFKNQPEITALFEQEAFTENIQHGGTLGSLLQKIRAYDQTAGNATAKLLDTFRPSLILNMVHSQEEVKEGIALSTAAEELLYINLEFLGYIDYDDSVRKAVKEMRPFMIDNPKSKASKSLAKLISVGLQGKSGWKGFMDRRRVIRQAAEEAKNYPVNQMRESETICSVQCFYWGDCEYQNGGYPCPVRHLDPIFRR, from the coding sequence ATGGCAGAACTTTTCGTCAAATTAGCCAATCAACAGGCCAGACCTTACACTCTTCCGGAACTGAGAAAAATGGCGAGCAACGGCATGTTTGGGCAGGATGATCTGGTGTTCAATGAAGACAGCCAGGAGTGGGTGAAAGCAGCAACGGTGTCTAAATTGGATCCGCTATTTCAAGCCTCTCCGGCTGCACCGGAAAGGCAGATTGTCTACGCGGTGGGCGGCGGCAAAGGCGGAGTGGGCAAGACCGTGCTGACCGCTTCTCTCGGCATCGGTCTGGCTTCTCTCGGTCACCAGGTGGTGATCGTGGATGCGGATTTGGGAGGCGCCAATCTGCACACCTGTATGGGCATTCTCGAGCCCGAGTACACGTTCTATCATTTTTACACGCTGCAAAAGGAAACGCTGGCGGATATCATGCTGGACACGCCGGTGGAAAACCTCAAGCTGATCAGCGGGGCGTGCGGGACTCTTGGAATGGCCAACCCCCGTTTCACGCAAAAACTGCGTTTTATCAACGAGCTGCGCAGGATTCAGGCCGACTATGTATTGCTGGACCTCGGCGCCGGTTCTTCGTTCAACGTCATCGATTTTTTCGTCGCCGCTGACCAGGGCATCGTCGTCACCACGCCCGAGCCCATGGCGATCCAGGAGACGTTTAATTTTTTAAAGATCGCGCTGATGCGCAAGATCATGCGTCAATTCAAGAACCAGCCGGAGATCACCGCGTTGTTCGAGCAGGAGGCTTTCACGGAGAACATCCAGCACGGCGGAACGCTGGGATCCCTGCTGCAAAAAATCCGCGCCTATGACCAAACGGCCGGGAATGCCACTGCCAAATTGCTTGACACCTTCAGACCTTCGCTTATTCTAAACATGGTGCATTCGCAGGAGGAGGTCAAGGAAGGCATCGCGTTGAGCACAGCGGCGGAAGAACTGCTCTACATCAACCTCGAATTCCTCGGTTATATCGACTATGACGACAGTGTTCGCAAAGCGGTCAAAGAGATGCGGCCGTTTATGATCGATAATCCCAAGTCCAAAGCTTCGAAAAGCCTGGCCAAGCTCATCTCCGTGGGATTGCAGGGCAAGAGCGGCTGGAAGGGTTTTATGGATCGACGCCGGGTCATCCGTCAGGCGGCGGAGGAGGCGAAAAACTATCCGGTCAACCAAATGCGCGAGAGCGAGACCATCTGTTCTGTACAGTGTTTTTACTGGGGCGACTGCGAGTATCAGAACGGCGGCTATCCCTGCCCGGTGCGCCATCTGGATCCGATCTTCCGGCGTTAG
- a CDS encoding Hsp20/alpha crystallin family protein, which produces MALHVIRVIRELADQGSPAMHRPRNFFCAEGDDARCSKWEPNTDIFECADHVIIRLELAGIQREAISILLKNGRLTISGLRKEKRPNETIYYHQLEIHYGLFRKVISIPEDIEHNDITAVLDDGLLEIKISKNSQVVEIPISVEGAESRA; this is translated from the coding sequence ATGGCCTTGCACGTTATTCGTGTGATTCGAGAATTAGCCGATCAGGGGTCTCCGGCGATGCACCGGCCCCGCAATTTTTTCTGTGCGGAGGGGGACGACGCCCGCTGTTCCAAATGGGAGCCCAACACCGACATTTTCGAGTGCGCTGATCACGTGATCATACGCCTGGAGCTGGCCGGCATACAGCGTGAGGCGATCTCCATCCTTTTGAAAAACGGTCGGTTGACGATCTCCGGCCTGCGCAAGGAGAAACGGCCGAATGAAACGATCTACTATCATCAACTGGAGATTCACTACGGCCTGTTTCGCAAGGTGATCTCCATTCCAGAGGACATTGAACATAACGATATCACCGCCGTCTTGGACGATGGGCTGCTGGAGATTAAAATTTCCAAGAACAGTCAAGTTGTGGAGATACCCATCTCTGTGGAAGGTGCGGAGTCGAGAGCGTAA